TGATGATTGATAGGCGGAGCTCCACTTCCAAAATTGTTTTTTCTACATACACCCCTATTAATGATGCATGTGTAATTGTGTATCATACAATCTAGTTTTACATGTGAGATAGagatatataaaataatattaatatttGTGTTGGAACAAGGTAAggataaatttgaaaaatagaAGGAAATTTATGAAAACTAAATATTTTCTTCATATTCTAAGAAAATACTATTTCTCCAcatatataataggtacggagggtgtagatattaCCATCCTTTTATTGGAGTTCATTTTGTTGCGCACTCCGCCAAACAATGTACAATGACATGTTTTTATGTCCGTTGATTAGTTAACATATGACTTACTATCGTTCATGTTTAGAATTTCAAGTACATAAAATTAGTTAACACATGACTCAACTACATAACTCCAAAATTAAACCAATGGTGAAGATTAAAAGTCGTGGGCACATTGACGAAAAAAATTAGACTAAAAAGATCCAATgacaggaaaaaaagaaaaaagaaagaaaaaaagtttgCAGTTAATTAAGAATAGCATGTATGAGGTGTCCAAAACCGCTTCTCCTAATCTTACGCCATTAGTCGAATATCATGAAgcttatatattatatataatcgTGGTCAATCATGTTTGTGTTATCTCTTACCTCGGTTATTGCTCCACCACGTATTGAGGAAGTGGGAGGATATGGTGTCACGTAGACGTACCACGCAAGCGAAATTCACTCCAACTCATTTTCCTAGTCAGCACTTGTGACAAGACAGAGAAGTGTAGAGAGAGATGGAGTAGTTTGTCGTTTTCTCAGCGTCTTCGTCTATAAATGAGGGCCGTAAAATGTTAAAATAAGTTTCACAGGGTTGTGAGGGTTCGGTTGGTATATTTTAATTTATCTCAAGAattatttttaatttcttctctCTCAATACTAGAATCCAGTCTCTTCTAACCCTACTAGTATCCATTCACTGAGAAAAAAAagctttgtttcttcttcttcttcttctaccaaAGTAAAGGCGGTTTCTCTCAGAAATACAAGAACGGTTTTAAGGTATACACTGTGTTTTAAGTTTTTTAGAGTTGCTACTGTTTAGTAAGAGATCTCTATTTTCCGATCTGATGTTGTACTGTGTGTTTTCTGGCAAGGATCATTGATTTTTCATCAGAGAGGGTTTTGAAGAGTTTTACCTCACTTGTTTTATGTGAGATTTTAGTGTTTTTTCTGATCTAATGACGGTTTTGGTGTTTTTTTTGCTAtttttgaagttagggtttcagtgggtatgttttatttttcttcctcATGTTTTAGGTTAGTCGATCTAGGGTTTTAGTTGTGTGTTACGGCATTTTATGACGCTCCTTGTATGTTTATTGTtacctatttttatttttatcttgtaaATCTGTTCTTATCAGGGTTTGATTTTTGggattcttttttaggttttttcatTTTGTAGTGGTTCTGGGTTTCGGTCTCCTGTGCAGTTGTTTATCCTTTGTTTTACTGCTTCAACACCAACTGATATTTCATTTAGTTTTTAGAATTTGTTGTTTCACAGTTTTCTTACTGTTGTATGGGTTTTTTTAGTTCTCTGTTCCAGTTTGTTCTAGTCTGTGGCTGCTGTCATATGTTGGAAGTACATGTATGATTTGGgtgttctttttctttatattttgtgTTTCAGCAGTTCATCTATTGTTTCAGTTGTTGTTTGTTAAAGGGTTTTTCAGTTCTCATCTGTTTATAGTTTGTGGGTTTTACTCAAGTCCTGTGTTGAAGTACATGCATGTTGTGGGTGTTCTTTTTCTTTAAGTATGTGTTTCAGGAGTTTATGTCTTCACTTGTTTGCTTGTTGAAGGGTCTTGTAGTTCTCACTTCTATTGGGTTTTACTCAAGTCCTAGGTTGAAGTACATGCATGTTTTGGgtgttctttttctttatatttagTGTCAGTTTATGTCTTGGTTCCTTTGTTGCCTGCcaaggttttttttctttttagttctcATCTATTCTAGTTTGTCCTATGTTGTTGAAGTACATGTATGTATTGGgtgttctttttccttttctttagtGTTTCAGCAGTTTATCTCTTGCTCCACTTGTTGCTAAGTTTTTAAGGCAGTATCTGTTTACTTTTAGAGTTCTTAAATTTGCATGTTGTAGATAATCTCTAGTCTAAAAGGGTTTTATGTTATGCTGAAATGGTGTCTATTTTagctgtttttctttatttttatcacTAGTCTTTCTCTCTCTCAAGCTTCTGATGTTTTACATGTTTAAAGTGTTGCAGCATCTTTGTCACTGTTTATTTTTAGTTTGTAGGTTTTTTGTAATGTTTGTTTATCTCTGTATATATGTCCTTCATTTTCTGTTCACTGGTGTGCAGATACAGTCATGGTGAGGAAGAGGAGAACTGATCCAACTGGTGCTGAGAGTTCAGATCCACCACAGCGTCAAACTGAAAGTGCCCCTTCAGCTGCACCTCAGGGAGGCCGTGGAGTGCAAGGTCCACCTGCACCTCAGGGAGGCCGTGGTGCGTATCCAGGTCCAcctgctcaacagggtggtcgtGGAGGGTATCAAGGTCCACCTGCTCAACAGGGTGGCCTTGGTGGGTACCAAGGTCCACCTGCTCAACAGGGAGCTGGTGGGAGAGGCTGGACTCCTCAACAATCTCAGCAAGGAGGCCGTGGAGGATATCCTCAGGGACCTGGTGGACAACCTCAGCGTGGGATGGCTCCTCAGCAACAGGGTGGGCCAGTGCAGGGATACCAAGGCcgagggcagcagcagcagccgcGAGGGCCTCAACCTCAGCAAAACCCTGGTGATGGTGGTCGTGTTGGCCCTTCGTCTAGTGGTCCTTCTATGGAACCACGTCCCGACCTGCATCAAGCTACCCAGGTCCCAGTTCAAAAAGCACCTACAAGTGTTGGATCAACAATTCCAGCTGGATCTTTGTCTCAGCCCGAGGACCACAGTTTGGCTGAAGTAACCCAGCAAGCTCAAGAGTTATCTTTAGCACCCAGTCAGCCTGTTGCCCCTGCGTCCAGTAAATCCATGCGATTTCCTCTTCGACCTGGCAAGGGTACTACTGGAATCAAATGTGTGGTCAAAGCAAACCATTTTTTTGCCGAGTTACCcgacaaggatttacaccaatatgATGTAAGGATCTCTCTTAATCCATTTGGTTTTTACTGATGTCTTGGAACTTTATTGTTTTATTAATCATCCACTTGTGTTGCCAGGTTTCCATCACTCCTGAAGGTACATCAAGGGGTGTCAACAGGGCTGTTATGGAGCAGCTAGTGAAATTATATAGAGAGTCGCATCTTGGAAGACGCCTTCCTGCTTACGATGGAAGGAAGAGTCTTTATACCGCTGGACCATTACCTTTTTCTAACAAGGATTTCTCGATTACCTTGATTGACGAGGATGATGGCACTGGAGCTGCTAGGTTGTTGCTTTGATGCATTTCATTTCGTGTATGTTCACTTGCATGTATGTGCAGTAAGCTTATATTTCTCTTTGTTTTGTGATGCAGGAGAGAGAGGGTGTTCAAAGTTGCTATCAAATATGCTGCTCGAGCGGATCTCCACCACTTGGGAATGTTTTTGCAGGGAAAACAGGCAGATGCACCTCAGGAAGCTCTTCAGGTTCTTGACATTGTTCTGCGTGAGCTTCCGACTTCTAGGTATGTCTTGTAATATAACATTCTAGTTTTCTGTTTTTTATATCATAATTCTGAGATTTACACTGATTTCTATTGGTTATAATAGGTATGCTCCTGTTGGTCGTTCTTTCTATTCCCCCAACTTGGGGAGAAGACAGTCACTTGGTGAAGGTTTGGAAAGTTGGAGAGGTTTTTACCAGAGTATTCGCCCGACCCAAATGGGTCTTTCATTGAATATCGGTGCGATCTAATTACTTGATCATCTTATTCGAGCAAATAACTACTGCATAGTTCTGTGTTAAGTGCTAAgtattcatcaagtttgttttttgTAGATATGTCTTCCACGGCTTTCATTGAACCATTACCTGTAATAGAATTTGTTACCCAGCTCCTGAATAGGGATGCACTTGCTCGACCCTTGTCTGATGCTGATCGAGTCAAGGTAAATAACTTCTCTTGGTAGCAACTGTGTGTCTCAGTTAACTTACAATGTGTTGTGATGACACATGAAATGATTTTGGACTCTTAAATTTGACAAACATCCATTTATAACTTTTTCCTCTGGACTGCAGATCAAGAAGGCCCTTAGAGGTGTGAAGGTTGAAGTAACTCATCGAGGAAGTATGCGCAGAAAGTACCGTATATTTGGATTAACCTCTCAGTCAACTAGAGAGCTGACGTAAGTCAATTATATATCCTTGAGAGTTGGTTGgctgtggttttttttttttttttttgaatactcATTTCTTATCTGATctatttggttgtttgtttttgAAGTTTCCCTGTTGATGAGAAGGGCACCATGAAATCTGTTATTGAATATTTTGGCGAGACTTATGGGTTTTCTATTCAGCACACTCATTGGCCCTGTTTGCAAGTTGGAAATCAACAAAGGCCAAATTATCTTCCCATGGAGGTTAATACACGCCCAAGCTTTTTCTCTGTAGCTTTGTAGTTTTTATGCATTTCATTTGATGTACTCTATATTTTTTGATGCAGGTTTGTAAAATTGTGGAGGGTCAGAggtactcgaaaagactcaatgAACGCCAGATAACTGCTCTTTTGAAGGTTACATGTCAGCGGCCACAGGAAAGGGAGAAAGATATTATGCAGGTAATGTTGACATTGTTGCTAAAGATTATGCTGAGTTTGTATACTTCTAGGAATTACTGCATTATATGTGTATTCAGCATTCTTCTTTATCTAAAGATAGTTTGTAATACGTTTTTGTTGTAGACTGTTCGCCACAATGCTTATTATGAGGACCCGTTCGCTAAGGAATTTGGAATAAAAATCAGTGATAAGCTTGCTCAAGTTGAAGCTCGCATTCTTCCTGCCCCATGGGTAAATAAGTTTACACATCTAGGTTGTTAGTTGTAATTTATATAGGCCATGGAGCTGGTGTATTATTTTGCTATGCTGTTAACTGATAACATAAGGTTTCCCATGCAGCTGAAGTACAGTGAAAGTGGTAGAGAGAGAGATTGCTTGCCCCAAGTTGGCCAATGGAATATGATGAATAAGGTCAGCTTTATTTTTTACTGGGCAAGATTTTGGCTTGTTCCCGTCTTGCATTTTACTAAATGATCTCTTCTTTTCCTGCAGAAAATGGTCAATGGGGGTATTGTCAACAACTGGATGTGCTTCAACTTTTCACGCAATGTCCAAGACAGTGTGGCTCGCGGTTTTTGTTTTGAGCTTGCACAGATGTGTCATATTTCTGGAATGGTGCGCCATGTTAATTTATCCTAATCCTGGCGACTGGCAATCTGATCTGTGATTTTACTTGATGCTCCGTTGAACTAACTAAATTCTGGTTGTTTCATGTGTAGACGTTCAACTCTGAGCCAATTCTCCCTCCTTATACCGCTCGTCCAGATCATGTTGAACGAGCACTTAAGACTAGATATTCGGAGGCGATGACTAAGCTTAAGGGCAAAGAACTCGACTTGCTCATTGTGATTTTGCCGGACAACAATGGCTCACTCTATGGTATGACAAGCCTCATCTCTAATTGAAACACCCTATCAGCTTAGatttttgattgattagttgaatgAATTATCTAAAGGACAATTTGTACTGTACAGGGGACTTGAAACGTATCTGTGAGACCGAACTTGGTCTTGTTTCCCAGTGTTGTCTGACGAAGCACGTCTTTAAGATGAGCAAGCAGTACCTGGCCAATGTCGCCCTAAAGATAAATGTGAAGGTCGGTGGGCGTAATACTGTTCTGGTTGATGCGTTGTCAAGGCGCATACCGCTTGTCAGTGACCGGCCAACCATTATCTTTGGTGCTGATGTGACCCATCCTCACCCGGGAGAGGATTCAAGCCCCTCCATTGCTGCTGTAAGATTTTATTTACTAATCCACTCTATAGTTCATCCTTTGGTGACTCCtattttttccaatttttgaCTTTTattttgttgtacctcttacccAGGTTGTGGCATCACAAGATTGGCCAGAGGTAACAAAGTATGCTGGTTTGGTGTGTGCTCAAGCCCATCGCCAAGAGTTGATTCAGGATCTGTTTAAAGTATGGCAAGATCCAGTTCGAGGAACTGTGACGGGAGGCATGGTTAAGTAAGTGTCTTTGCCTGTTGTGTTTCTCTGTCTTCGTCatttcaatttattttcttcGGGGCCTGAATTGCATATTTGGTGTTCGTTTTGGCTAATTTTTTGATATTTTCATGAACTAGGGAACTTCTTATCTCTTTCCGCAGAGCAACTGGACAGAAGCCTCAGCGTATTATATTTTACAGGTAATGTTGGCGTTCATAATGTAGCTAATTGGCTTATATCTACTGCCTTCTCTAGTTCTTTC
The nucleotide sequence above comes from Papaver somniferum cultivar HN1 chromosome 8, ASM357369v1, whole genome shotgun sequence. Encoded proteins:
- the LOC113303187 gene encoding protein argonaute 1-like, which codes for MVRKRRTDPTGAESSDPPQRQTESAPSAAPQGGRGVQGPPAPQGGRGAYPGPPAQQGGRGGYQGPPAQQGGLGGYQGPPAQQGAGGRGWTPQQSQQGGRGGYPQGPGGQPQRGMAPQQQGGPVQGYQGRGQQQQPRGPQPQQNPGDGGRVGPSSSGPSMEPRPDLHQATQVPVQKAPTSVGSTIPAGSLSQPEDHSLAEVTQQAQELSLAPSQPVAPASSKSMRFPLRPGKGTTGIKCVVKANHFFAELPDKDLHQYDVSITPEGTSRGVNRAVMEQLVKLYRESHLGRRLPAYDGRKSLYTAGPLPFSNKDFSITLIDEDDGTGAARRERVFKVAIKYAARADLHHLGMFLQGKQADAPQEALQVLDIVLRELPTSRYAPVGRSFYSPNLGRRQSLGEGLESWRGFYQSIRPTQMGLSLNIDMSSTAFIEPLPVIEFVTQLLNRDALARPLSDADRVKIKKALRGVKVEVTHRGSMRRKYRIFGLTSQSTRELTFPVDEKGTMKSVIEYFGETYGFSIQHTHWPCLQVGNQQRPNYLPMEVCKIVEGQRYSKRLNERQITALLKVTCQRPQEREKDIMQTVRHNAYYEDPFAKEFGIKISDKLAQVEARILPAPWLKYSESGRERDCLPQVGQWNMMNKKMVNGGIVNNWMCFNFSRNVQDSVARGFCFELAQMCHISGMTFNSEPILPPYTARPDHVERALKTRYSEAMTKLKGKELDLLIVILPDNNGSLYGDLKRICETELGLVSQCCLTKHVFKMSKQYLANVALKINVKVGGRNTVLVDALSRRIPLVSDRPTIIFGADVTHPHPGEDSSPSIAAVVASQDWPEVTKYAGLVCAQAHRQELIQDLFKVWQDPVRGTVTGGMVKELLISFRRATGQKPQRIIFYRDGVSEGQFYQVLLYELDAIRKACASLEPNYQPPVTFVVVQKRHHTRLFANNHNDRQTIDRSGNILPGTVVDSKICHPTEFDFYLCSHAGIQGTSRPAHYHVLWDENKFTADGLQSLTNNLCYTYARCTRSVSIVPPAYYAHLAAFRARFYMEPETSDSGSMASGAAGRGGGAVARGGPRAPGAGAAVRPLPALKENVKKVMFYC